The following proteins are co-located in the bacterium BMS3Abin02 genome:
- the ltaA gene encoding L-allo-threonine aldolase: MAFADGTADFRSDTVTRPTAEMRRAMAEAEVGDDVYGEDPTVNALEQEAAAAVGKAAAVFTPTGSMANQLALNTLVRPGDEALCAACAHVRQYEVGAAAAISGVQFRTVDSRDGSILPEDVEVAVAGAGYHLPRVSLLVWENPLTSTGGTVIALEMMRATTAAARRLAIPVYLDGARIFNAALALGVEAATIAAEADTVMFCFSKGLGAPIGSVLCGSEDLIAEARFRRKRLGGGMRQVGVVAAAARIALRDRDHLEADHRLARRLGEEIAKRFPSSVRMEQVQTNMVIVDSAGFPFDVDALMDGLAAAGVLVGEMSPGILRFATHRDVDDRDVDRVLEVLETLAAGSG; this comes from the coding sequence ATGGCGTTTGCAGATGGCACCGCGGATTTTCGGTCCGATACGGTGACCAGGCCAACGGCGGAGATGCGCCGTGCGATGGCCGAGGCCGAAGTCGGAGACGACGTCTACGGAGAAGATCCAACCGTGAATGCGCTCGAGCAGGAGGCCGCCGCCGCCGTCGGAAAAGCGGCAGCGGTCTTCACCCCGACGGGCAGTATGGCCAATCAGTTGGCTCTGAACACACTCGTCCGGCCAGGAGACGAGGCTCTTTGCGCAGCGTGCGCGCACGTACGCCAGTATGAAGTCGGTGCCGCCGCGGCCATCTCGGGTGTTCAGTTCAGGACGGTGGACTCGCGCGACGGGAGCATCCTGCCCGAGGATGTCGAGGTCGCCGTTGCGGGCGCCGGCTATCACCTGCCACGCGTGAGCCTCCTCGTCTGGGAGAACCCGCTGACATCGACGGGGGGCACCGTCATTGCACTCGAAATGATGCGAGCGACCACTGCGGCGGCGAGACGTCTCGCCATCCCCGTGTATCTGGACGGGGCGAGGATCTTCAACGCTGCGCTGGCGCTCGGTGTGGAAGCCGCAACGATTGCCGCCGAGGCCGATACGGTGATGTTCTGCTTCTCCAAGGGGCTCGGCGCTCCCATCGGGTCGGTGCTCTGCGGCTCCGAAGACCTCATTGCAGAGGCGAGGTTTCGCCGCAAGCGCCTGGGAGGCGGCATGCGACAGGTCGGGGTCGTCGCAGCCGCAGCCCGCATCGCGTTACGCGACCGGGACCATCTCGAGGCCGATCACAGGCTGGCTCGCCGCCTGGGTGAGGAGATTGCGAAGCGGTTTCCCTCCTCGGTGAGGATGGAACAGGTTCAGACCAACATGGTGATCGTCGACAGTGCCGGCTTCCCGTTCGATGTCGACGCACTGATGGACGGTCTTGCCGCCGCGGGCGTCCTGGTGGGAGAGATGTCCCCGGGGATCTTGCGTTTTGCGACACATCGCGATGTGGACGATCGGGACGTCGACAGGGTGCTCGAGGTGCTTGAGACTTTGGCTGCGGGGTCCGGGTAA
- the pksC gene encoding polyketide biosynthesis malonyl CoA-acyl carrier protein transacylase PksC yields the protein MRFAILFPGQGSQCVGMGADLFDARPDLLGDAADEILGWSLRDVCLKGPEDVLTRTDRAQAALFALGYAAWAELSTCLDVTPVAAAGHSLGEYAALTAAGVFDYRTALRLVSIRGEAMAAAADREPSGMAALIGVDEEEADAISAGRRADGGRMWVANINAPGQIVVAGGRADIDWIVARGRDLGVRRVIPLNVAGAFHSPFMATAASEVATALRDIAVGPFSFPVYANVTGRPYPEGQVADLLERQIVEPVRFAEALVNMNVDAFVHVGPGDVTAGMARKTVKDAAVMVAGDTTSLAAIAERLNEER from the coding sequence GTGCGTTTCGCGATTCTCTTTCCGGGACAAGGCAGTCAGTGCGTCGGCATGGGTGCCGACCTGTTCGACGCGCGCCCTGACCTGCTGGGAGATGCCGCCGACGAGATCCTCGGGTGGTCGCTGAGAGATGTGTGTCTGAAGGGCCCGGAAGACGTCCTGACGAGAACCGATCGCGCTCAGGCGGCCCTGTTCGCTCTCGGCTACGCGGCGTGGGCCGAATTGTCCACCTGCCTCGACGTCACACCCGTGGCTGCTGCAGGGCACTCCCTGGGCGAATACGCGGCGCTCACGGCCGCAGGTGTGTTCGACTACCGAACCGCTCTCCGCCTCGTCTCGATTCGTGGAGAGGCGATGGCTGCGGCAGCCGATCGGGAGCCGTCCGGAATGGCTGCGCTGATCGGTGTGGACGAAGAGGAGGCCGATGCCATCAGTGCAGGCCGAAGAGCCGACGGGGGCCGGATGTGGGTCGCGAACATCAACGCTCCTGGCCAGATCGTCGTGGCAGGGGGCAGGGCCGACATCGACTGGATCGTCGCGAGGGGACGGGACCTCGGTGTACGACGTGTCATACCGCTCAATGTCGCCGGTGCGTTCCACTCGCCGTTCATGGCCACTGCCGCCTCCGAAGTGGCAACGGCATTGCGAGACATCGCGGTGGGACCGTTCTCGTTCCCGGTGTACGCAAATGTCACGGGACGCCCCTACCCTGAGGGCCAGGTCGCCGATCTGCTTGAACGCCAGATCGTCGAGCCGGTGCGATTTGCCGAAGCACTCGTGAACATGAACGTGGATGCCTTCGTTCATGTTGGACCGGGCGACGTAACCGCCGGCATGGCCAGAAAGACGGTGAAAGACGCCGCCGTGATGGTTGCCGGGGATACGACGAGCCTTGCAGCGATCGCAGAACGATTGAACGAGGAGCGATGA
- the fabH_2 gene encoding 3-oxoacyl-[acyl-carrier-protein] synthase 3: MTNATITGWGRCAPPTILSNEDLEKLTDTSDEWVMTRTGIKERRISHVATSDLAAVASFRALAAAGLEPADLDLIIMATCTGDSVIPSSATLLQAKLGAVNAASFDMNAACSGWIYGLDVATQMIRGGGHRRVLLVAAERMSYYLDFTNRNTAVLFGDGAGAVILEPTEGSDGVQSVTIGSDGEAAGLLCVRNAGTSSDRYQSPDRSTYGVVMDGPEVFKRAVKAMGAAAIKVVEEAGLHLDEVDLLIPHQANIRIIDATARRLKLKPGQVFVNIQRYGNTSAATIPMALTEALEEGKVHPADNLVFAAFGAGLTWAAAVVRWGERTTPLGTSDAELPATDTDAFSLLEGNVRFFGSEVRS; the protein is encoded by the coding sequence ATGACGAACGCCACGATCACCGGATGGGGAAGGTGTGCCCCTCCGACCATCCTTTCCAACGAAGATCTCGAAAAGCTCACCGACACGTCCGATGAGTGGGTCATGACCCGTACGGGTATCAAAGAGCGCAGGATCTCGCATGTGGCGACTTCCGACCTGGCGGCGGTGGCCTCGTTTCGCGCTCTCGCTGCGGCAGGCTTGGAGCCGGCAGATCTGGACCTCATCATCATGGCCACGTGCACGGGCGATTCGGTCATTCCCAGCTCTGCAACCCTGCTCCAGGCGAAGCTCGGGGCCGTCAACGCCGCGTCGTTCGACATGAATGCGGCGTGCTCGGGTTGGATCTACGGTCTCGATGTGGCCACGCAGATGATCCGGGGGGGAGGGCATCGCCGAGTGCTGCTCGTTGCCGCCGAGCGTATGTCTTACTACCTCGACTTCACGAATCGCAACACGGCCGTTCTCTTCGGTGACGGGGCAGGTGCCGTCATCCTGGAGCCCACCGAAGGTTCCGACGGCGTCCAGTCGGTGACCATCGGTTCGGACGGCGAGGCCGCAGGGCTGCTCTGCGTCCGAAACGCCGGGACATCGAGCGATCGCTACCAAAGTCCGGACAGGTCCACCTACGGAGTCGTGATGGACGGTCCGGAGGTATTCAAGCGAGCCGTCAAAGCCATGGGTGCCGCCGCAATCAAGGTCGTGGAGGAGGCAGGCCTTCATCTGGACGAGGTCGACCTTCTCATCCCTCATCAGGCGAACATTCGGATCATCGACGCCACCGCCCGTCGCCTGAAACTCAAGCCCGGCCAGGTGTTCGTGAACATCCAGCGCTACGGCAACACATCCGCTGCGACGATTCCGATGGCGTTGACCGAGGCACTCGAGGAGGGCAAGGTCCATCCGGCAGACAACCTGGTGTTTGCGGCCTTCGGTGCCGGATTGACCTGGGCGGCAGCTGTCGTCCGATGGGGCGAACGTACGACGCCGCTCGGAACGAGCGACGCGGAGCTACCCGCGACCGACACAGATGCCTTCTCCCTATTGGAGGGAAACGTGCGGTTCTTCGGAAGTGAGGTTCGATCGTGA
- the fabG_1 gene encoding 3-oxoacyl-[acyl-carrier-protein] reductase FabG produces the protein MSRVALVTGGSRGIGRAIALLLAEHGHHVAVNYSKGVEAAEAVVDSIIEHGGEAIAVQADVGSADAVTWMFQRVGDRLGPVDVLVNNAGITRDSLLLRMNADTWDEVIRTNLTSVYLCTKQALRSMVRARWGRIITIGSVAGLAGNPGQANYAATKAAIIGFTKSVAKEVGSRGITANVVAPGFVETDLTADLSNEMKEAAAASIALRRWGTPAEIASAVRYLASDEASYISGHVLVVDGGLAL, from the coding sequence GTGAGCAGGGTCGCGTTGGTCACCGGCGGGTCTCGTGGTATCGGCCGTGCCATCGCCCTGTTGCTTGCCGAGCACGGACATCATGTTGCGGTCAACTACTCCAAGGGTGTCGAGGCTGCAGAAGCTGTCGTCGATTCCATCATCGAGCATGGTGGTGAAGCAATCGCGGTGCAGGCGGATGTGGGGTCTGCCGACGCCGTCACTTGGATGTTCCAGCGCGTCGGCGATCGGCTGGGCCCGGTCGACGTGCTCGTGAACAACGCCGGCATCACGCGTGATTCATTGCTGTTGAGGATGAACGCCGACACATGGGATGAGGTCATCCGAACCAACCTCACCTCGGTTTATCTGTGCACCAAGCAGGCCCTGCGCTCGATGGTGCGAGCGCGATGGGGCCGCATCATCACGATCGGCTCGGTAGCCGGTCTCGCAGGGAACCCGGGCCAGGCAAACTACGCGGCCACGAAGGCAGCGATCATCGGGTTCACGAAGTCTGTTGCCAAAGAAGTCGGGTCCAGGGGGATCACGGCCAACGTGGTCGCTCCGGGATTCGTGGAGACGGACTTGACCGCCGATCTCTCGAATGAGATGAAAGAGGCTGCAGCAGCTTCGATCGCTCTCAGGAGATGGGGAACTCCGGCAGAGATCGCATCCGCGGTCCGCTATCTTGCATCGGACGAAGCTTCGTACATCTCGGGTCACGTACTCGTTGTGGACGGAGGATTGGCTCTATGA
- the acpP gene encoding acyl carrier protein translates to MMDRAEIESRLKNLLVSELGLDETKITPEASFETDLEVDSLGVVELLMALEDEFGVTIPDEEAEGIGTVSQAVDVVVAKLEA, encoded by the coding sequence ATGATGGATCGAGCGGAGATCGAGAGCAGGCTCAAGAACCTTCTCGTTTCGGAACTGGGACTCGACGAGACGAAGATCACGCCGGAGGCGAGCTTCGAGACTGATCTCGAAGTCGACTCGCTCGGCGTCGTCGAGTTGCTGATGGCCCTCGAAGACGAGTTCGGGGTCACGATTCCCGACGAGGAAGCCGAAGGCATCGGAACGGTGAGCCAGGCCGTGGACGTGGTCGTCGCCAAGCTCGAGGCTTGA
- the fabF gene encoding 3-oxoacyl-[acyl-carrier-protein] synthase 2 has translation MRGRDRRVVVTGLGIISPIGNTVEDYWSALLSGTSGVGPITLFDASQLPVRFAGEVKNFDPEDYMNRRTARRMDRFDQLFYAATTQALQDAGIDYSDDPDAGARAGVVVGSGIGGLMSMQEGMDTIRTQGAARISPYQVTRMIPNMAAGDVSIGFGLLGPVTCTVTACAASTNAIGDAAEIIRRGAADVMVSGGGEASICEFGIAAFAQARAISTRNEDPQGACRPFDATRDGFVMAEGAGTLILEEREHALARGAQIYAELLGYGMSSDAYHITLPRPGGVGAARAMQAALNDAELEPSQVGYVNAHGTSTPANDVTETAAIKLVFGDYAARLPISSTKSMTGHLLGGAGAVEAIAGILAMRDGVLPPTINYRYPDPECDLDYIPNEPREQDIRVVMSNSFGFGGHNAVLIFGK, from the coding sequence GTGCGCGGTCGTGACCGGCGGGTCGTCGTTACCGGGCTGGGAATCATCAGTCCCATTGGGAATACCGTTGAGGACTACTGGAGTGCACTGCTCTCCGGAACGTCAGGCGTCGGACCGATCACGCTGTTTGATGCTTCGCAGTTACCTGTCCGATTCGCAGGCGAAGTCAAGAACTTCGACCCCGAGGACTACATGAACCGGCGGACCGCCCGCCGCATGGATCGATTCGATCAGCTTTTCTACGCGGCAACCACCCAGGCCCTCCAGGACGCGGGAATCGACTACTCCGATGACCCTGATGCCGGAGCCCGGGCGGGCGTAGTGGTCGGATCGGGCATCGGAGGCCTGATGTCGATGCAGGAAGGCATGGACACGATACGGACTCAGGGTGCTGCACGGATCTCGCCCTACCAGGTGACGAGAATGATCCCGAACATGGCCGCGGGAGACGTGTCGATCGGATTCGGCTTGCTGGGTCCCGTGACGTGCACCGTGACTGCTTGTGCCGCGTCCACAAACGCGATCGGTGACGCGGCCGAGATCATTCGGAGAGGCGCCGCCGACGTGATGGTGTCCGGTGGCGGTGAAGCTTCGATCTGCGAGTTCGGAATTGCTGCCTTCGCCCAGGCAAGGGCGATAAGCACCCGCAACGAAGATCCGCAAGGAGCGTGTCGTCCGTTCGATGCGACTCGCGACGGATTCGTGATGGCCGAAGGGGCAGGCACGCTCATTCTCGAAGAACGTGAGCATGCGCTGGCACGTGGAGCGCAGATCTATGCGGAGCTGCTCGGCTACGGGATGTCCTCGGACGCCTACCACATCACGCTGCCCCGCCCTGGCGGGGTCGGAGCAGCCCGTGCGATGCAGGCGGCCCTGAACGACGCCGAACTCGAGCCATCACAGGTCGGCTACGTCAACGCCCACGGCACTTCGACGCCGGCGAACGACGTGACCGAGACGGCAGCGATCAAGCTCGTCTTCGGCGATTACGCTGCACGGCTCCCGATCTCGTCGACGAAGTCGATGACAGGACATCTTCTCGGCGGTGCGGGTGCGGTTGAGGCCATCGCCGGCATCCTTGCCATGCGTGATGGTGTGCTTCCGCCGACGATCAATTACCGCTATCCCGACCCCGAATGCGATCTCGACTACATACCGAACGAACCCAGAGAGCAGGACATCCGTGTTGTCATGAGCAACTCGTTCGGGTTCGGTGGGCACAACGCGGTACTGATCTTCGGGAAGTAG
- the nudJ gene encoding phosphatase NudJ, with the protein MKWSGEFVFCPRCGTRLGRRMVDGRDRAVCPACSYVHFRNPAVGAAAIVRDEHGRVLLVRRALGRLKGLWSVPAGFVEYGEDVRDAAARELFEETGLEARIGSVAFVASDFHDPAKPTVGVWFHATVTGGRLQAGDDASEVRYFPLDHLPPLAFETDRGLFANLAK; encoded by the coding sequence GTGAAGTGGTCCGGCGAGTTCGTCTTTTGTCCCCGGTGCGGGACGCGTCTCGGTCGGCGCATGGTCGACGGACGTGATCGGGCCGTGTGCCCGGCGTGCTCCTATGTGCACTTCCGCAACCCTGCCGTCGGGGCGGCAGCGATCGTCCGTGACGAACATGGGCGTGTGCTGCTCGTGCGAAGGGCCCTTGGGCGTCTCAAGGGCCTCTGGTCGGTACCGGCGGGATTCGTCGAATACGGCGAGGACGTCAGAGACGCAGCAGCGAGGGAGCTGTTCGAAGAAACAGGGCTCGAGGCGAGGATCGGATCGGTCGCGTTCGTGGCCTCCGATTTTCACGATCCTGCGAAGCCGACCGTGGGGGTGTGGTTCCATGCGACGGTCACCGGCGGCCGCCTGCAGGCAGGCGACGACGCATCGGAGGTCCGGTACTTCCCTCTCGATCATCTGCCCCCACTTGCATTTGAGACGGATCGAGGACTCTTCGCGAACCTCGCGAAGTGA
- the dinB_1 gene encoding DNA polymerase IV yields the protein MSLSPSPSCTSTWAHSSLKSNAATTPPLYDRPVVVGGTGNRGVVASASYEARANGVTSAMPVRHARHPCRGLVVVPAHHAKCRQAPEEVFSILRSLTPFVEGISMDEAFLDVSGLRLHHEDPGQMGVEIRSRRRVEAEPSGSVGVARNKFLAKLVSKASKPDGLREVAAGTEVEFLHALPATRLWGVGAATSAALERLGIATAGAPASTPVATLRRHLGATMGTMLHDLAWGKDERAVDRDGAVKSISVEQTSEQDLADRSLVEAELLRHCERLSGRMRRAGKLGKVPAVKVRLADFEAVHRRLTLADPTNTGRDVFRAGMALLADIDLDRCAVRLVGEGMSDLCDSAAPRQPTTHHEWEDMAIAVDRVHRRFGDEAVVPARIVATSESITERGVS from the coding sequence ATGTCCCTTTCGCCGAGCCCATCCTGCACGTCGACATGGGCCCATTCTTCGTTGAAGTCGAACGCCGCGACGACCCCCCCGTTGTACGACCGTCCCGTTGTGGTCGGGGGCACGGGAAACAGGGGAGTGGTCGCGTCGGCGTCCTACGAGGCACGTGCGAACGGAGTGACATCTGCGATGCCCGTGCGGCACGCTCGGCATCCTTGTCGCGGGCTCGTGGTCGTGCCGGCCCATCACGCGAAGTGCCGCCAGGCGCCTGAAGAGGTGTTCTCGATTCTCCGAAGTCTCACGCCATTCGTCGAAGGAATCTCCATGGATGAGGCGTTCCTCGACGTCTCCGGCCTCAGACTGCACCACGAAGATCCCGGACAGATGGGAGTTGAGATTCGTTCCCGCCGCAGAGTCGAAGCCGAACCGTCCGGTTCTGTGGGTGTTGCACGAAACAAGTTCCTGGCGAAGCTCGTCTCCAAGGCATCGAAGCCCGACGGGCTCCGCGAAGTCGCCGCCGGCACAGAGGTCGAGTTCCTCCACGCTCTCCCGGCTACGAGGCTGTGGGGGGTGGGCGCCGCCACCTCGGCCGCGCTGGAGCGTCTCGGTATTGCGACGGCGGGCGCACCGGCATCGACTCCGGTCGCAACGCTGAGGCGTCATCTTGGGGCCACGATGGGAACGATGTTGCACGACCTCGCATGGGGAAAGGACGAACGTGCCGTCGATCGCGATGGTGCCGTGAAGTCGATCTCCGTCGAGCAGACGTCTGAGCAGGATCTCGCAGACAGATCCCTGGTGGAAGCCGAGCTGCTCCGACACTGCGAGCGGCTTTCCGGGCGCATGCGAAGGGCGGGGAAGCTTGGCAAGGTGCCGGCCGTGAAGGTGCGTCTCGCGGACTTCGAGGCGGTACATCGCCGGCTCACCCTGGCCGATCCCACGAACACGGGGCGCGACGTGTTCCGGGCAGGAATGGCGCTGCTCGCCGATATCGATCTCGATCGATGTGCCGTGAGGCTCGTCGGTGAGGGCATGAGCGACCTCTGCGATTCGGCGGCTCCGCGCCAACCGACCACCCATCACGAGTGGGAGGACATGGCCATTGCCGTCGATCGGGTTCACAGGAGGTTCGGGGACGAGGCCGTAGTGCCTGCTCGCATCGTGGCGACTTCCGAGTCAATAACGGAACGAGGGGTATCATGA
- the tgpA gene encoding protein-glutamine gamma-glutamyltransferase, with translation MGHRLDESNAMGNRWSWIAGTVGMGLAILRLERLLRPSVEGASWPIAVAAGAVMGGIITWALRGRWTTILANVGALVLVSLRIAVPGTLIFGLIPSSETLPTFLAELGLGVDLIRFGVAPVSPVAGLIVILTAIYWGLAALLAWGIRRRHPAIALAPPLLFYLQLAVIDQASPGLWWKAAFLGAAALAFAAVAEDHRSASTFPMRSSGGPERPAFVYPAVFALISVLIALGGTGLVSRVIPPGGLVDWRSHTSIGGGILVGVSYNLFTGIRQQLVSQTDTPVFTARVEGDVDPSSIYWELITLEEFDGENWIPRARETHGPDSDVWEDEDMSFFGPTIPVSASVTIAKLRQNYLPILYSPTWLGSSSALFNESFRVRTDGSIQFDLLTWENLTYEEAALVPAPDLNALASAGGRLTPIFQEAADRGAFEGKAVPTPATNRPASLSEALELPTLDPIIRTEARALTAGGTSAFEKALLLEAWFRDPNIFTYSLDVDPGHASKDLADWLFTTNSPNYRTGYCEQFSTAMAVMARSIGIPARVVTGFGPGEVQADGTIIVRDRNAHAWVELWMNNQGWVRFDPTPRSLGDNPSTMSTVGFDPREYIPPPPDAAESPDVETPPAPRQFDPNFDERQLVPGSSSTESDRTPLRIVTPTRLVLLVVLLMFSSVPMAKAIRRRRRLARFRNGDISSAWNEIIDRISDFGDVSSPSWTPLEVAASVHHSMRPLADGVTTQLFGPQERLDDPLIDRAAASFAETETYLRTIHPIGDRIRARMRLKSLFRSWRSA, from the coding sequence GTGGGCCACCGCCTGGATGAAAGCAATGCCATGGGCAACCGCTGGAGTTGGATAGCCGGAACCGTCGGCATGGGGTTGGCGATTCTGCGTCTCGAACGCCTCCTCCGACCGTCGGTCGAGGGAGCGTCGTGGCCGATCGCCGTGGCTGCAGGTGCGGTCATGGGAGGCATCATCACATGGGCGCTGCGAGGACGATGGACCACCATCTTGGCCAACGTCGGCGCCCTGGTCCTCGTCAGTCTGCGGATTGCAGTGCCCGGAACGCTCATCTTCGGGTTGATACCGAGCTCCGAGACACTGCCCACGTTCCTGGCAGAACTCGGCCTGGGCGTAGACCTGATTCGATTCGGTGTCGCCCCCGTCTCCCCGGTCGCCGGGCTCATCGTCATCCTGACCGCCATCTATTGGGGCTTGGCGGCTCTGCTGGCATGGGGCATCCGGCGCAGGCATCCCGCCATCGCTCTTGCACCGCCGCTGCTGTTCTACCTTCAGCTCGCAGTCATCGACCAGGCATCCCCCGGACTCTGGTGGAAAGCTGCGTTCCTCGGGGCCGCGGCGTTGGCGTTCGCCGCCGTGGCCGAGGATCACCGGTCGGCATCGACCTTCCCGATGCGAAGCTCGGGCGGTCCTGAACGACCCGCATTTGTCTATCCGGCCGTTTTCGCCCTCATCTCGGTCCTGATCGCGCTCGGTGGTACCGGACTCGTCTCCAGGGTGATTCCCCCCGGCGGTCTCGTCGACTGGCGCAGTCACACGAGTATCGGCGGGGGGATCCTCGTCGGGGTCTCCTACAACCTGTTCACGGGTATCCGACAACAACTCGTGTCACAAACCGACACGCCCGTCTTCACGGCGAGAGTCGAAGGCGATGTGGACCCTTCGTCCATCTACTGGGAGCTGATCACCCTCGAAGAGTTCGATGGCGAGAACTGGATCCCGAGGGCCCGAGAAACCCACGGACCCGACAGCGACGTGTGGGAAGACGAGGACATGTCGTTCTTCGGCCCCACCATCCCGGTTTCCGCTTCCGTGACGATTGCGAAACTCCGCCAGAACTATCTGCCGATCTTGTACTCGCCCACGTGGCTGGGCTCCAGTTCCGCTCTGTTCAACGAGAGTTTCCGCGTCCGGACCGATGGGTCCATCCAGTTCGACCTGCTCACATGGGAAAACCTCACCTACGAGGAAGCTGCACTGGTACCGGCGCCGGACCTGAACGCTCTGGCAAGTGCCGGCGGCAGACTCACACCCATCTTTCAAGAGGCTGCCGACCGCGGCGCGTTCGAAGGCAAGGCAGTCCCGACGCCGGCGACCAACAGGCCTGCCTCGCTCTCTGAAGCCCTGGAACTTCCGACGCTCGACCCGATCATCCGCACCGAGGCGCGGGCGCTCACCGCGGGTGGTACGAGCGCGTTCGAAAAGGCACTCCTGCTCGAAGCGTGGTTCCGCGATCCGAACATCTTCACATACTCACTCGATGTCGACCCCGGCCATGCGAGCAAGGACCTCGCAGACTGGCTCTTCACGACCAACAGCCCCAACTACCGAACCGGCTACTGCGAGCAGTTCTCGACGGCGATGGCCGTCATGGCTCGTTCGATCGGAATCCCTGCCAGGGTCGTGACCGGATTCGGACCTGGAGAGGTCCAGGCCGACGGGACGATCATCGTCCGGGATCGCAATGCTCACGCTTGGGTGGAACTCTGGATGAACAACCAGGGTTGGGTGCGATTCGACCCGACACCGCGATCGCTCGGCGACAATCCGTCGACGATGAGCACCGTCGGGTTCGATCCGCGCGAGTACATCCCACCGCCGCCCGATGCAGCAGAATCGCCTGACGTCGAGACGCCCCCGGCGCCGCGACAATTCGATCCCAACTTCGACGAGCGACAACTCGTGCCCGGATCCTCCTCGACGGAGTCGGACAGGACCCCCCTGCGAATCGTCACTCCCACACGACTCGTCTTGCTTGTCGTGTTGCTCATGTTCTCGTCGGTACCGATGGCGAAAGCAATACGCAGGCGCAGAAGACTCGCTCGCTTTCGAAATGGCGACATCTCGAGCGCGTGGAATGAGATCATCGATCGGATCAGCGATTTCGGGGATGTGTCGTCACCCTCCTGGACACCGCTGGAGGTGGCAGCGTCGGTGCACCACTCGATGCGTCCGCTCGCCGATGGCGTCACAACACAGCTGTTCGGACCACAGGAACGCCTCGACGATCCACTCATCGACCGGGCAGCAGCGTCCTTTGCGGAAACCGAGACGTACCTACGAACCATCCATCCGATCGGTGACCGCATTCGAGCGAGGATGCGCTTGAAGTCCCTGTTCCGATCCTGGAGGTCTGCCTAG
- a CDS encoding ATPase family associated with various cellular activities (AAA): MTTTIPAPERIDRFADLFETIVSNVETVIQGKREIIELVAMSLMAEGHVLIEDVPGVGKTLLAKSLARSLDCRFHRVQFTPDLLPSDITGVSIWDRAKTEFVFKPGAIFANIVLGDEINRAGPKTQAALLEAMEELQVTVDGVTRPLPPPFMVIATQNPLEHEGTYPLPESQLDRFMMRLVVGYPTHSKEIQILETHGTHSSFDDLKPMATAEDVREMGEIARNIHVAGSLQAYIVDVVEATRRHGELLLGASPRAALHLQRVARVRAAMQRRDFVSPDDIKALARPVLEHRMVLRPEALMRGTTVAEVIDSVLRHVRVPGSRSG; the protein is encoded by the coding sequence TTGACAACGACGATCCCGGCTCCAGAGCGTATCGACCGCTTCGCGGACCTGTTCGAGACGATCGTCTCGAACGTGGAAACCGTCATCCAAGGCAAACGCGAGATCATCGAACTCGTCGCCATGTCCCTGATGGCCGAGGGTCATGTCCTCATCGAGGATGTCCCGGGAGTCGGAAAGACCCTCCTGGCCAAGTCGCTGGCGAGATCCCTGGACTGTCGCTTTCATCGTGTGCAGTTCACACCCGACCTCCTCCCCTCGGATATCACCGGCGTGTCGATCTGGGATAGAGCCAAGACGGAGTTCGTCTTCAAACCTGGAGCGATTTTCGCAAACATCGTTCTCGGCGACGAGATCAACCGTGCGGGACCGAAGACCCAGGCTGCGTTGCTCGAAGCGATGGAGGAGCTCCAGGTGACGGTGGACGGGGTCACCCGCCCTCTACCCCCACCGTTCATGGTGATCGCGACGCAGAATCCGTTGGAGCACGAAGGAACCTATCCGCTCCCGGAATCCCAACTCGACCGATTCATGATGCGGCTCGTTGTCGGCTATCCGACACACAGCAAGGAAATACAGATACTCGAGACTCACGGCACGCATTCGAGTTTCGACGACCTCAAACCGATGGCTACGGCGGAGGACGTCCGGGAGATGGGTGAGATCGCTCGCAACATTCACGTGGCCGGCTCCCTCCAGGCGTACATCGTCGACGTGGTCGAAGCGACCCGTCGTCACGGAGAACTCCTCCTCGGCGCTTCTCCCCGTGCCGCGCTGCATCTGCAGCGTGTCGCCCGTGTCCGCGCCGCGATGCAGCGACGCGACTTCGTTTCGCCGGACGATATCAAGGCGCTGGCACGTCCGGTGCTCGAACATCGCATGGTTCTGCGCCCAGAGGCGCTGATGCGCGGAACCACGGTCGCTGAAGTGATCGATTCGGTGCTGCGCCATGTCCGTGTGCCCGGAAGCAGGTCCGGATGA